The following proteins are encoded in a genomic region of Populus trichocarpa isolate Nisqually-1 chromosome 13, P.trichocarpa_v4.1, whole genome shotgun sequence:
- the LOC7489689 gene encoding double-stranded RNA-binding protein 1 isoform X3, which yields MYKSKLQELCQQRAWELPTYESSRQGQAHNPRFLATVTVNNISFHSPSPSNTSKKAQNDAAKLAYEHFSISRPSPSPSPPVSVAAGSLSERAGAITCLSPGGTSQFNTQDANRTSHINEALAVAKNDESFGGSLSVSTRANSHLSLRGSLQLNTQNANQTPQVNEATTVARNDESSGDMQRLFKSQLQTYAQKRNFALPVYSCERVGPPHSSRFKCKVTVNGQTFESLEYFSTLNKAEHAAAKAALMSLLPNGVEEDESGYKNLLQELAQREGCGLPTYSTNKSGEAHVPTFISTVEIEGEIFTGQGAKTKKQAEMSAAKTAYTALKQRNSSPSPAVLSPACQFQEAPQSSTLLTPACQVQEAVQSTTCHSLAHQGHEALQFSTPSLLADLTAYLQQNIQPKLPVPSEQDEEDRACSEVRSRHPFIASSGQDSVSAVTSITSLSGVAISSLPKHDLSSSSLPSDSSTSSAANSSIEHLVGRSTTCQSRIIVHPRGATVTYPSGTTVLPISDGNWVAVKIPPQPSQ from the exons ATGTACAAGTCAAAGCTTCAAGAACTTTGCCAACAGAGAGCTTGGGAGTTGCCCACCTACGAATCATCAAGACAAGGACAAGCTCACAACCCTCGCTTCTTGGCTACTGTCACCGTCAATAACATTTCCTTTCACTCTCCATCTCCCTCTAATACCTCCAAGAAAGCTCAAAACGACGCTGCTAAGCTCGCTTACGAGCACTTCTCCATCTCTcgcccctccccctccccctcccctccCGTCTCTG TTGCTGCAGGTTCTTTGAGTGAAAGGGCTGGGGCGATTACTTGTCTCTCTCCTGGAGGTACATCGCAATTCAACACACAAGATGCAAATCGAACTTCCCATATAAATGAAGCTTTGGCAGTTGCCAAAAATGACGAGAGTTTCGGAG GTTCTTTGAGTGTAAGCACTAGGGCGAATAGTCATCTCTCTCTCAGAGGGTCATTGCAACTAAACACACAAAATGCAAATCAAACTCCTCAGGTGAATGAAGCCACAACGGTTGCCAGAAATGACGAGAGTTCCGGAG ATATGCAGCGTTTGTTTAAGAGCCAGCTGCAAACCTATGCACAAAAGAGAAATTTTGCTCTACCTGTGTATTCCTGTGAGCGGGTGGGTCCTCCTCATTCTAGTCGCTTTAAGTGCAAGGTCACAGTAAATGGACAAACCTTTGAGAGTCTAGAATATTTTTCCACATTGAACAAAGCTGAACATGCAGCTGCAAAAGCTGCATTGATGTCATTGTTGCCAAATGGAGTTGAAGAG gatGAGTCTGGTTATAAAAATCTTTTACAAGAACTGGCTCAGAGAGAAGGTTGTGGTTTGCCAACTTATAGTACAAACAAATCTGGTGAAGCTCATGTACCCACTTTCATTTCAACAGTGGAGATCGAAGGAGAGATTTTTACAGGACAAGGAGCAAAAACTAAGAAGCAAGCAGAGATGAGTGCAGCAAAGACTGCTTACACAGCTCTAAAACAGC GCAACTCAAGTCCGAGCCCTGCAGTTCTCTCCCCTGCTTGCCAATTTCAAGAAGCTCCTCAGAGCTCTACACTTCTCACCCCTGCTTGCCAAGTCCAGGAAGCTGTTCAAAGCACTACGTGTCACTCTCTAGCTCACCAAGGACATGAAGCTCTGCAGTTCTCAACTCCTAGCCTTCTTGCAGATCTCACTGCATATCTTCAACAAAACATCCAACCTAAATTGCCTGTGCCCAGTGAACAAGATGAGGAGGATAGAG CGTGTTCTGAAGTTAGAAGTCGTCATCCCTTCATTGCATCTTCAGGGCAAGATAGTGTTTCAGCCGTGACAAGCATTACATCTTTATCTGGCGTCGCCATCTCTTCCTTGCCTAAGCATGACCTGTCTTCATCTTCTTTGCCTTCTGATTCCTCCACTAGTTCAGCTGCAAACTCAAGCATCGAGCATCTTGTTGGAAGGAGTACGACATGTCAAAGTAGGATTATTGTTCATCCACGTGGGGCCACAGTGACATATCCTTCAGGCACCACTGTATTGCCCATCAGCGATGGCAATTGGGTTGCGGTGAAGATACCACCTCAACCGAGTCAGTAA
- the LOC7489689 gene encoding double-stranded RNA-binding protein 1 isoform X5 — protein sequence MYKSKLQELCQQRAWELPTYESSRQGQAHNPRFLATVTVNNISFHSPSPSNTSKKAQNDAAKLAYEHFSISRPSPSPSPPVSVAAGSLSERAGAITCLSPGGTSQFNTQDANRTSHINEALAVAKNDESFGVAAGSLSVSTRANSHLSLRGSLQLNTQNANQTPQVNEATTVARNDESSGDMQRLFKSQLQTYAQKRNFALPVYSCERVGPPHSSRFKCKVTVNGQTFESLEYFSTLNKAEHAAAKAALMSLLPNGVEEDESGYKNLLQELAQREGCGLPTYSTNKSGEAHVPTFISTVEIEGEIFTGQGAKTKKQAEMSAAKTAYTALKQRNSSPSPAVLSPACQFQEAPQSSTLLTPACQVQEAVQSTTCHSLAHQGHEALQFSTPSLLADLTAYLQQNIQPKLPVPSEQDEEDRACTF from the exons ATGTACAAGTCAAAGCTTCAAGAACTTTGCCAACAGAGAGCTTGGGAGTTGCCCACCTACGAATCATCAAGACAAGGACAAGCTCACAACCCTCGCTTCTTGGCTACTGTCACCGTCAATAACATTTCCTTTCACTCTCCATCTCCCTCTAATACCTCCAAGAAAGCTCAAAACGACGCTGCTAAGCTCGCTTACGAGCACTTCTCCATCTCTcgcccctccccctccccctcccctccCGTCTCTG TTGCTGCAGGTTCTTTGAGTGAAAGGGCTGGGGCGATTACTTGTCTCTCTCCTGGAGGTACATCGCAATTCAACACACAAGATGCAAATCGAACTTCCCATATAAATGAAGCTTTGGCAGTTGCCAAAAATGACGAGAGTTTCGGAG TTGCTGCAGGTTCTTTGAGTGTAAGCACTAGGGCGAATAGTCATCTCTCTCTCAGAGGGTCATTGCAACTAAACACACAAAATGCAAATCAAACTCCTCAGGTGAATGAAGCCACAACGGTTGCCAGAAATGACGAGAGTTCCGGAG ATATGCAGCGTTTGTTTAAGAGCCAGCTGCAAACCTATGCACAAAAGAGAAATTTTGCTCTACCTGTGTATTCCTGTGAGCGGGTGGGTCCTCCTCATTCTAGTCGCTTTAAGTGCAAGGTCACAGTAAATGGACAAACCTTTGAGAGTCTAGAATATTTTTCCACATTGAACAAAGCTGAACATGCAGCTGCAAAAGCTGCATTGATGTCATTGTTGCCAAATGGAGTTGAAGAG gatGAGTCTGGTTATAAAAATCTTTTACAAGAACTGGCTCAGAGAGAAGGTTGTGGTTTGCCAACTTATAGTACAAACAAATCTGGTGAAGCTCATGTACCCACTTTCATTTCAACAGTGGAGATCGAAGGAGAGATTTTTACAGGACAAGGAGCAAAAACTAAGAAGCAAGCAGAGATGAGTGCAGCAAAGACTGCTTACACAGCTCTAAAACAGC GCAACTCAAGTCCGAGCCCTGCAGTTCTCTCCCCTGCTTGCCAATTTCAAGAAGCTCCTCAGAGCTCTACACTTCTCACCCCTGCTTGCCAAGTCCAGGAAGCTGTTCAAAGCACTACGTGTCACTCTCTAGCTCACCAAGGACATGAAGCTCTGCAGTTCTCAACTCCTAGCCTTCTTGCAGATCTCACTGCATATCTTCAACAAAACATCCAACCTAAATTGCCTGTGCCCAGTGAACAAGATGAGGAGGATAGAG CATGTACCTTTTGA
- the LOC7489689 gene encoding double-stranded RNA-binding protein 1 isoform X2, whose product MYKSKLQELCQQRAWELPTYESSRQGQAHNPRFLATVTVNNISFHSPSPSNTSKKAQNDAAKLAYEHFSISRPSPSPSPPVSGSLSERAGAITCLSPGGTSQFNTQDANRTSHINEALAVAKNDESFGVAAGSLSVSTRANSHLSLRGSLQLNTQNANQTPQVNEATTVARNDESSGDMQRLFKSQLQTYAQKRNFALPVYSCERVGPPHSSRFKCKVTVNGQTFESLEYFSTLNKAEHAAAKAALMSLLPNGVEEDESGYKNLLQELAQREGCGLPTYSTNKSGEAHVPTFISTVEIEGEIFTGQGAKTKKQAEMSAAKTAYTALKQRNSSPSPAVLSPACQFQEAPQSSTLLTPACQVQEAVQSTTCHSLAHQGHEALQFSTPSLLADLTAYLQQNIQPKLPVPSEQDEEDRACSEVRSRHPFIASSGQDSVSAVTSITSLSGVAISSLPKHDLSSSSLPSDSSTSSAANSSIEHLVGRSTTCQSRIIVHPRGATVTYPSGTTVLPISDGNWVAVKIPPQPSQ is encoded by the exons ATGTACAAGTCAAAGCTTCAAGAACTTTGCCAACAGAGAGCTTGGGAGTTGCCCACCTACGAATCATCAAGACAAGGACAAGCTCACAACCCTCGCTTCTTGGCTACTGTCACCGTCAATAACATTTCCTTTCACTCTCCATCTCCCTCTAATACCTCCAAGAAAGCTCAAAACGACGCTGCTAAGCTCGCTTACGAGCACTTCTCCATCTCTcgcccctccccctccccctcccctccCGTCTCTG GTTCTTTGAGTGAAAGGGCTGGGGCGATTACTTGTCTCTCTCCTGGAGGTACATCGCAATTCAACACACAAGATGCAAATCGAACTTCCCATATAAATGAAGCTTTGGCAGTTGCCAAAAATGACGAGAGTTTCGGAG TTGCTGCAGGTTCTTTGAGTGTAAGCACTAGGGCGAATAGTCATCTCTCTCTCAGAGGGTCATTGCAACTAAACACACAAAATGCAAATCAAACTCCTCAGGTGAATGAAGCCACAACGGTTGCCAGAAATGACGAGAGTTCCGGAG ATATGCAGCGTTTGTTTAAGAGCCAGCTGCAAACCTATGCACAAAAGAGAAATTTTGCTCTACCTGTGTATTCCTGTGAGCGGGTGGGTCCTCCTCATTCTAGTCGCTTTAAGTGCAAGGTCACAGTAAATGGACAAACCTTTGAGAGTCTAGAATATTTTTCCACATTGAACAAAGCTGAACATGCAGCTGCAAAAGCTGCATTGATGTCATTGTTGCCAAATGGAGTTGAAGAG gatGAGTCTGGTTATAAAAATCTTTTACAAGAACTGGCTCAGAGAGAAGGTTGTGGTTTGCCAACTTATAGTACAAACAAATCTGGTGAAGCTCATGTACCCACTTTCATTTCAACAGTGGAGATCGAAGGAGAGATTTTTACAGGACAAGGAGCAAAAACTAAGAAGCAAGCAGAGATGAGTGCAGCAAAGACTGCTTACACAGCTCTAAAACAGC GCAACTCAAGTCCGAGCCCTGCAGTTCTCTCCCCTGCTTGCCAATTTCAAGAAGCTCCTCAGAGCTCTACACTTCTCACCCCTGCTTGCCAAGTCCAGGAAGCTGTTCAAAGCACTACGTGTCACTCTCTAGCTCACCAAGGACATGAAGCTCTGCAGTTCTCAACTCCTAGCCTTCTTGCAGATCTCACTGCATATCTTCAACAAAACATCCAACCTAAATTGCCTGTGCCCAGTGAACAAGATGAGGAGGATAGAG CGTGTTCTGAAGTTAGAAGTCGTCATCCCTTCATTGCATCTTCAGGGCAAGATAGTGTTTCAGCCGTGACAAGCATTACATCTTTATCTGGCGTCGCCATCTCTTCCTTGCCTAAGCATGACCTGTCTTCATCTTCTTTGCCTTCTGATTCCTCCACTAGTTCAGCTGCAAACTCAAGCATCGAGCATCTTGTTGGAAGGAGTACGACATGTCAAAGTAGGATTATTGTTCATCCACGTGGGGCCACAGTGACATATCCTTCAGGCACCACTGTATTGCCCATCAGCGATGGCAATTGGGTTGCGGTGAAGATACCACCTCAACCGAGTCAGTAA
- the LOC7489689 gene encoding double-stranded RNA-binding protein 1 isoform X4 has protein sequence MYKSKLQELCQQRAWELPTYESSRQGQAHNPRFLATVTVNNISFHSPSPSNTSKKAQNDAAKLAYEHFSISRPSPSPSPPVSGSLSERAGAITCLSPGGTSQFNTQDANRTSHINEALAVAKNDESFGGSLSVSTRANSHLSLRGSLQLNTQNANQTPQVNEATTVARNDESSGDMQRLFKSQLQTYAQKRNFALPVYSCERVGPPHSSRFKCKVTVNGQTFESLEYFSTLNKAEHAAAKAALMSLLPNGVEEDESGYKNLLQELAQREGCGLPTYSTNKSGEAHVPTFISTVEIEGEIFTGQGAKTKKQAEMSAAKTAYTALKQRNSSPSPAVLSPACQFQEAPQSSTLLTPACQVQEAVQSTTCHSLAHQGHEALQFSTPSLLADLTAYLQQNIQPKLPVPSEQDEEDRACSEVRSRHPFIASSGQDSVSAVTSITSLSGVAISSLPKHDLSSSSLPSDSSTSSAANSSIEHLVGRSTTCQSRIIVHPRGATVTYPSGTTVLPISDGNWVAVKIPPQPSQ, from the exons ATGTACAAGTCAAAGCTTCAAGAACTTTGCCAACAGAGAGCTTGGGAGTTGCCCACCTACGAATCATCAAGACAAGGACAAGCTCACAACCCTCGCTTCTTGGCTACTGTCACCGTCAATAACATTTCCTTTCACTCTCCATCTCCCTCTAATACCTCCAAGAAAGCTCAAAACGACGCTGCTAAGCTCGCTTACGAGCACTTCTCCATCTCTcgcccctccccctccccctcccctccCGTCTCTG GTTCTTTGAGTGAAAGGGCTGGGGCGATTACTTGTCTCTCTCCTGGAGGTACATCGCAATTCAACACACAAGATGCAAATCGAACTTCCCATATAAATGAAGCTTTGGCAGTTGCCAAAAATGACGAGAGTTTCGGAG GTTCTTTGAGTGTAAGCACTAGGGCGAATAGTCATCTCTCTCTCAGAGGGTCATTGCAACTAAACACACAAAATGCAAATCAAACTCCTCAGGTGAATGAAGCCACAACGGTTGCCAGAAATGACGAGAGTTCCGGAG ATATGCAGCGTTTGTTTAAGAGCCAGCTGCAAACCTATGCACAAAAGAGAAATTTTGCTCTACCTGTGTATTCCTGTGAGCGGGTGGGTCCTCCTCATTCTAGTCGCTTTAAGTGCAAGGTCACAGTAAATGGACAAACCTTTGAGAGTCTAGAATATTTTTCCACATTGAACAAAGCTGAACATGCAGCTGCAAAAGCTGCATTGATGTCATTGTTGCCAAATGGAGTTGAAGAG gatGAGTCTGGTTATAAAAATCTTTTACAAGAACTGGCTCAGAGAGAAGGTTGTGGTTTGCCAACTTATAGTACAAACAAATCTGGTGAAGCTCATGTACCCACTTTCATTTCAACAGTGGAGATCGAAGGAGAGATTTTTACAGGACAAGGAGCAAAAACTAAGAAGCAAGCAGAGATGAGTGCAGCAAAGACTGCTTACACAGCTCTAAAACAGC GCAACTCAAGTCCGAGCCCTGCAGTTCTCTCCCCTGCTTGCCAATTTCAAGAAGCTCCTCAGAGCTCTACACTTCTCACCCCTGCTTGCCAAGTCCAGGAAGCTGTTCAAAGCACTACGTGTCACTCTCTAGCTCACCAAGGACATGAAGCTCTGCAGTTCTCAACTCCTAGCCTTCTTGCAGATCTCACTGCATATCTTCAACAAAACATCCAACCTAAATTGCCTGTGCCCAGTGAACAAGATGAGGAGGATAGAG CGTGTTCTGAAGTTAGAAGTCGTCATCCCTTCATTGCATCTTCAGGGCAAGATAGTGTTTCAGCCGTGACAAGCATTACATCTTTATCTGGCGTCGCCATCTCTTCCTTGCCTAAGCATGACCTGTCTTCATCTTCTTTGCCTTCTGATTCCTCCACTAGTTCAGCTGCAAACTCAAGCATCGAGCATCTTGTTGGAAGGAGTACGACATGTCAAAGTAGGATTATTGTTCATCCACGTGGGGCCACAGTGACATATCCTTCAGGCACCACTGTATTGCCCATCAGCGATGGCAATTGGGTTGCGGTGAAGATACCACCTCAACCGAGTCAGTAA
- the LOC7489689 gene encoding double-stranded RNA-binding protein 1 isoform X1, whose translation MYKSKLQELCQQRAWELPTYESSRQGQAHNPRFLATVTVNNISFHSPSPSNTSKKAQNDAAKLAYEHFSISRPSPSPSPPVSVAAGSLSERAGAITCLSPGGTSQFNTQDANRTSHINEALAVAKNDESFGVAAGSLSVSTRANSHLSLRGSLQLNTQNANQTPQVNEATTVARNDESSGDMQRLFKSQLQTYAQKRNFALPVYSCERVGPPHSSRFKCKVTVNGQTFESLEYFSTLNKAEHAAAKAALMSLLPNGVEEDESGYKNLLQELAQREGCGLPTYSTNKSGEAHVPTFISTVEIEGEIFTGQGAKTKKQAEMSAAKTAYTALKQRNSSPSPAVLSPACQFQEAPQSSTLLTPACQVQEAVQSTTCHSLAHQGHEALQFSTPSLLADLTAYLQQNIQPKLPVPSEQDEEDRACSEVRSRHPFIASSGQDSVSAVTSITSLSGVAISSLPKHDLSSSSLPSDSSTSSAANSSIEHLVGRSTTCQSRIIVHPRGATVTYPSGTTVLPISDGNWVAVKIPPQPSQ comes from the exons ATGTACAAGTCAAAGCTTCAAGAACTTTGCCAACAGAGAGCTTGGGAGTTGCCCACCTACGAATCATCAAGACAAGGACAAGCTCACAACCCTCGCTTCTTGGCTACTGTCACCGTCAATAACATTTCCTTTCACTCTCCATCTCCCTCTAATACCTCCAAGAAAGCTCAAAACGACGCTGCTAAGCTCGCTTACGAGCACTTCTCCATCTCTcgcccctccccctccccctcccctccCGTCTCTG TTGCTGCAGGTTCTTTGAGTGAAAGGGCTGGGGCGATTACTTGTCTCTCTCCTGGAGGTACATCGCAATTCAACACACAAGATGCAAATCGAACTTCCCATATAAATGAAGCTTTGGCAGTTGCCAAAAATGACGAGAGTTTCGGAG TTGCTGCAGGTTCTTTGAGTGTAAGCACTAGGGCGAATAGTCATCTCTCTCTCAGAGGGTCATTGCAACTAAACACACAAAATGCAAATCAAACTCCTCAGGTGAATGAAGCCACAACGGTTGCCAGAAATGACGAGAGTTCCGGAG ATATGCAGCGTTTGTTTAAGAGCCAGCTGCAAACCTATGCACAAAAGAGAAATTTTGCTCTACCTGTGTATTCCTGTGAGCGGGTGGGTCCTCCTCATTCTAGTCGCTTTAAGTGCAAGGTCACAGTAAATGGACAAACCTTTGAGAGTCTAGAATATTTTTCCACATTGAACAAAGCTGAACATGCAGCTGCAAAAGCTGCATTGATGTCATTGTTGCCAAATGGAGTTGAAGAG gatGAGTCTGGTTATAAAAATCTTTTACAAGAACTGGCTCAGAGAGAAGGTTGTGGTTTGCCAACTTATAGTACAAACAAATCTGGTGAAGCTCATGTACCCACTTTCATTTCAACAGTGGAGATCGAAGGAGAGATTTTTACAGGACAAGGAGCAAAAACTAAGAAGCAAGCAGAGATGAGTGCAGCAAAGACTGCTTACACAGCTCTAAAACAGC GCAACTCAAGTCCGAGCCCTGCAGTTCTCTCCCCTGCTTGCCAATTTCAAGAAGCTCCTCAGAGCTCTACACTTCTCACCCCTGCTTGCCAAGTCCAGGAAGCTGTTCAAAGCACTACGTGTCACTCTCTAGCTCACCAAGGACATGAAGCTCTGCAGTTCTCAACTCCTAGCCTTCTTGCAGATCTCACTGCATATCTTCAACAAAACATCCAACCTAAATTGCCTGTGCCCAGTGAACAAGATGAGGAGGATAGAG CGTGTTCTGAAGTTAGAAGTCGTCATCCCTTCATTGCATCTTCAGGGCAAGATAGTGTTTCAGCCGTGACAAGCATTACATCTTTATCTGGCGTCGCCATCTCTTCCTTGCCTAAGCATGACCTGTCTTCATCTTCTTTGCCTTCTGATTCCTCCACTAGTTCAGCTGCAAACTCAAGCATCGAGCATCTTGTTGGAAGGAGTACGACATGTCAAAGTAGGATTATTGTTCATCCACGTGGGGCCACAGTGACATATCCTTCAGGCACCACTGTATTGCCCATCAGCGATGGCAATTGGGTTGCGGTGAAGATACCACCTCAACCGAGTCAGTAA